A genomic stretch from Angustibacter sp. Root456 includes:
- a CDS encoding alpha-1,4-glucan--maltose-1-phosphate maltosyltransferase: protein MIGRIPVMSVTPSVDCGRWPARAVVGEAVPVRATVFREGHDAVAASVVLVDPDGVEQPPRRMALLEAGLDLWGADVVPDREGDWTFRVEGWSDPYATWEHDAVIKVAADVDTELMLTEGALLLERAAATKGRPPAHVQALRDAVTGLRDTTRPAQARLAAGTSPAVHAALSAAPVREMVTASADHVIRVQRERALVGAWYEFFPRSEGATYDPATESWTTGTLRTAAGRLQAIADMGFDVAYVTPVHPIGTTNRKGRNNTLDPRPEDPGSPYAIGSPDGGHDAIEPSLGTFEDWDAFVAEARRLGLEVALDLALQCSPDHPWVTEHPEWFTTRADGSIAYAENPPKKYQDIYPLNFDNDPEGIYAAVLRVVLKWVDHGVTLFRVDNPHTKPVEFWEWLIAKVNAEHPEVIFLAEAFTRPAMMHTLAKVGFHQSYTYFAWRNTKEELTEYLTELSGESADYMRPSFWPTTHDILTPYMQYGGRPAFRLRAALAATMVPTYGIYSGYELVENVARPGVEEQIDNEKYEFKPRDWDAALADGSSLAPWLTRLNEIRRNHPALQRLRNITFHPVDDDATICFSKRLTAAQSPTGREDTVIVIANLDPHGVRETMVHLDMPALGLGYDDGFVAHDLVTGQTWHWGEHVYVRLDPHTEPVHIVHVRGV from the coding sequence GTGATCGGACGTATCCCCGTGATGTCGGTGACCCCCAGCGTGGACTGCGGGCGCTGGCCCGCCCGAGCCGTCGTGGGCGAGGCCGTGCCGGTGCGCGCGACGGTCTTCCGCGAGGGCCACGACGCCGTGGCCGCGAGCGTCGTGCTCGTCGACCCCGACGGCGTCGAGCAGCCGCCGCGACGGATGGCGCTGCTCGAGGCCGGCCTCGACCTGTGGGGCGCCGACGTCGTGCCCGACCGCGAGGGTGACTGGACCTTTCGCGTCGAGGGCTGGTCGGATCCCTACGCCACGTGGGAGCACGATGCGGTCATCAAGGTGGCCGCGGACGTCGACACCGAGCTGATGCTCACCGAGGGCGCGCTGTTGCTCGAGCGGGCGGCGGCGACGAAGGGGCGGCCCCCCGCGCACGTCCAGGCCCTGCGTGACGCTGTCACCGGGCTGCGCGACACCACCCGGCCGGCCCAGGCCCGACTGGCAGCCGGTACCTCCCCCGCTGTCCATGCCGCCTTGTCCGCCGCCCCGGTGCGCGAGATGGTCACCGCGAGCGCCGACCACGTGATCCGCGTGCAGCGTGAGCGGGCGCTCGTGGGCGCCTGGTACGAGTTCTTCCCCCGCTCGGAGGGCGCGACCTACGACCCGGCGACCGAGTCGTGGACGACGGGCACGCTGCGCACCGCAGCGGGGCGCCTGCAGGCCATCGCCGACATGGGTTTCGACGTCGCCTACGTGACGCCCGTGCACCCGATCGGCACGACGAACCGCAAGGGCCGCAACAACACGCTCGACCCGCGCCCCGAGGACCCGGGCTCGCCGTACGCCATCGGCTCGCCGGACGGCGGCCACGACGCGATCGAGCCGAGCCTCGGCACCTTCGAGGACTGGGACGCCTTCGTCGCCGAGGCGCGCCGCCTGGGCCTGGAGGTGGCTCTCGACCTCGCGCTGCAGTGCTCCCCCGACCACCCGTGGGTCACCGAGCACCCGGAGTGGTTCACCACCCGCGCCGACGGCTCGATCGCCTACGCAGAGAACCCGCCCAAGAAGTACCAGGACATCTACCCGCTCAACTTCGACAACGACCCCGAGGGCATCTACGCGGCGGTGCTGCGCGTCGTCCTGAAGTGGGTCGACCACGGGGTGACGCTGTTCCGCGTCGACAACCCGCACACCAAGCCGGTCGAGTTCTGGGAGTGGCTGATCGCCAAGGTCAACGCCGAGCACCCGGAGGTCATCTTCCTGGCCGAGGCGTTCACGCGGCCGGCGATGATGCACACGCTCGCCAAGGTCGGGTTCCACCAGTCGTACACGTACTTCGCCTGGCGCAACACCAAGGAGGAGCTCACCGAGTACCTCACCGAGCTGTCGGGCGAGTCCGCCGACTACATGCGGCCCAGCTTCTGGCCCACCACGCACGACATCCTCACGCCGTACATGCAGTACGGCGGCCGCCCGGCCTTCCGGCTGCGCGCCGCCCTCGCCGCGACGATGGTGCCGACGTACGGCATCTACAGCGGCTACGAGCTCGTCGAGAACGTCGCCCGGCCCGGCGTCGAGGAGCAGATCGACAACGAGAAGTACGAGTTCAAGCCGCGCGACTGGGACGCCGCGCTCGCGGACGGCTCGAGCCTGGCGCCCTGGCTCACCCGGCTCAACGAGATCCGCCGCAACCACCCTGCGCTGCAACGGCTGCGGAACATCACCTTCCACCCCGTGGACGACGACGCGACGATCTGCTTCAGCAAGCGCCTCACCGCGGCGCAGTCGCCCACCGGGCGCGAGGACACCGTCATCGTCATCGCGAACCTCGACCCCCACGGCGTGCGCGAGACCATGGTGCACCTCGACATGCCGGCACTGGGCCTCGGCTACGACGACGGGTTCGTCGCGCACGACCTGGTCACCGGCCAGACCTGGCACTGGGGCGAGCACGTCTACGTGCGGCTCGACCCGCACACTGAACCGGTGCACATCGTCCACGTGAGAGGGGTCTGA
- the treS gene encoding maltose alpha-D-glucosyltransferase, which produces MEGLNLSGPGLRHDPHWHKKAVFYEVLVRAFSDSNGSGSGDFTGLISKLDYLQWLGVDCLWLPPFYASPLRDGGYDVADYCSVLPEFGTLPDFTELVSQAHARGLRVIVDLVMNHTSDQHPWFQASRSDPEGPYGDFYVWSDTDDRYQDARIIFVDTETSNWTFDPVRRQFFWHRFFSHQPDLNFENPAVQEAMFDVVRFWMDLGIDGFRLDAVPYLFEDEGTNCENLPATHDFLRRLRAMVDDEYPGRIMLAEANQWPKDVVEYFGTDDEPECHMAFHFPVMPRIYYALRDESARPIIDILADTPDLPVHGQWGTFLRNHDELTLEMVTTEERAAMYGWYAPDPRMRANIGIRRRLATLLDNSRAEIELINALLLSLPGSPCLYYGDEIGMGDNIWLDDRDAVRTPMQWTPDRNAGFSSADPGKLYLPTIQSLVHHYNTVNVEAQLATRSSLLHWTRGMLALRKRHPVFGVGRYVPVDADNDAVLAFLRVIDDESTGEAPEAVLCVNNLAQTPQAATLRLPDNAGAGLEDLFGGSGFPSVSPEGTLTLSLGSRDFFWLRLKASEADRG; this is translated from the coding sequence GTGGAGGGTCTGAACCTCAGCGGTCCGGGTCTGCGCCATGACCCCCACTGGCACAAGAAGGCCGTGTTCTACGAGGTGCTGGTGCGCGCCTTCTCCGACTCCAACGGCTCGGGCTCCGGCGACTTCACGGGCCTGATCAGCAAGCTGGACTACCTGCAGTGGCTCGGTGTCGACTGCCTGTGGCTGCCGCCGTTCTACGCCTCCCCGTTGCGTGACGGCGGCTACGACGTCGCCGACTACTGCTCGGTGCTGCCGGAGTTCGGCACGCTGCCCGACTTCACCGAGCTGGTGAGCCAGGCGCACGCGCGCGGCCTGCGGGTGATCGTCGACCTGGTGATGAACCACACCAGCGACCAGCACCCGTGGTTCCAGGCGAGCCGCTCGGACCCTGAGGGCCCGTACGGCGACTTCTACGTCTGGAGCGACACCGACGACCGGTACCAGGACGCCCGGATCATCTTCGTCGACACCGAGACGAGCAACTGGACGTTCGACCCCGTGCGCCGGCAGTTCTTCTGGCACCGCTTCTTCAGCCACCAGCCCGACCTGAACTTCGAGAACCCTGCGGTGCAGGAGGCGATGTTCGACGTCGTGCGCTTCTGGATGGACCTCGGCATCGACGGCTTCCGGCTCGACGCCGTGCCGTACCTGTTCGAGGACGAGGGCACCAACTGCGAGAACCTGCCCGCCACGCACGACTTCCTGCGCAGGCTGCGGGCGATGGTCGACGACGAGTACCCGGGCCGGATCATGCTGGCCGAGGCCAACCAGTGGCCCAAGGACGTCGTCGAGTACTTCGGCACGGACGACGAACCCGAGTGCCACATGGCGTTCCACTTCCCGGTCATGCCGCGCATCTACTACGCGCTGCGCGACGAGTCGGCCCGCCCGATCATCGACATCCTGGCCGACACGCCGGACCTGCCGGTGCACGGCCAGTGGGGGACGTTCCTGCGCAACCACGACGAGCTGACGCTCGAGATGGTGACCACCGAGGAGCGCGCCGCCATGTACGGCTGGTACGCCCCCGATCCGCGCATGCGCGCCAACATCGGGATCCGACGTCGCCTGGCCACGCTGCTCGACAACTCCCGAGCCGAGATCGAGCTGATCAACGCCTTGCTGCTGTCGTTGCCCGGAAGCCCCTGCCTGTACTACGGCGACGAGATCGGCATGGGTGACAACATCTGGCTCGACGACCGCGACGCCGTGCGTACCCCCATGCAGTGGACGCCCGACCGCAACGCGGGGTTCTCGTCGGCCGATCCGGGCAAGCTGTACCTGCCGACGATCCAGTCGCTGGTGCACCACTACAACACCGTGAACGTCGAGGCCCAGCTGGCGACGCGCTCGTCGCTGCTGCACTGGACGCGCGGCATGCTCGCGCTGCGCAAGCGCCACCCCGTGTTCGGGGTGGGACGTTACGTGCCCGTCGACGCCGACAACGACGCCGTGCTGGCCTTCCTGCGCGTGATCGACGACGAGTCGACCGGTGAGGCGCCGGAGGCGGTGCTGTGCGTCAACAACCTGGCGCAGACCCCCCAGGCAGCGACGCTGCGCCTACCCGACAACGCCGGCGCCGGCCTGGAGGACCTCTTCGGTGGTTCCGGCTTCCCGTCGGTGTCGCCGGAGGGAACGCTCACGCTGTCGTTGGGGTCGCGTGACTTCTTCTGGCTGCGCCTGAAGGCCTCGGAGGCCGACCGTGGTTGA
- the glgB gene encoding 1,4-alpha-glucan branching protein GlgB, protein MVDPEPETMTPAFADFLPDWVARQRWYTAKGRRPQLQRIGGLRWQDPDGEVGIETWLVVDTSGERRTVYQVPLTYRSEPLSGADDALVATAEHSRLGRRYVYDAPHDPAYVRAVMRLVLRGATVSSDGPAGTGEARGVPQRDVDLARLGSVVSSRVMRGEQSNTSVVLDLETTDGRPPISLILKLFRVLSDGLNPDVVVQSALADAGSTLVPRPVGHVIGSWTADGATAEGHLAFVQELIPGARDAWREAVEAVAADEDFAERARELGAVTARVHATLAQAMPTAEMDDEAVAALADGLAERLAWAVRQVPQLATHEPAARAVLESVRHLTERPALQRVHGDLHLGQVLDGGARGWVVIDFEGEPLRPLADRNRPDLALRDVAGMLRSFDYAAGHLLVDADPSDTATSTRARRWAERCRDAFCTGYAEVAGRDPREATSLLPALELDKALYEAAYEAGNRPSWLPIPLAAVERLLRTATTTESPTQKERPPMSQPDAGSTGATGATGATAAPGASHGTPQVRPVPPGELEMLVHGSHGNPHEILGLHPHDGGLTLRALRPHAREVVAVLPDGSRTPMTHEYDGVFVGVVPGTEVSDYRLDVTYDADDGSTTTYPSDDPYRFLPTLGDVDLHLIGEGRHEQLWTVLGAHVRRYAGEMGEVTGTSFAVWAPHARGIRLVGDFNHWDGQGHPMRSLGSTGVWELFVPGVGAGTRYKFEITGSDGERRLKADPMARATEAPPSTASVVDESSYTWGDGEWMRRRAETDPHQGPMSTYEVHLGSWRAGLGYRELAEQLVDYVVETGFTHVELMPVMEHPYGPSWGYQVTGYYAPTARFGSPDDFRYLVDRLHQAGIGVILDWVPAHFPKDAFALARFDGQALYEHPDPRRGDQPDWGTHVFDFGRAQVRNFLVANALYWCEEFHADGLRVDAVASMLYLDYSRKDGEWLPNEFGGRENLQAVQFLQETNATVYKRVPGVVTIAEESTAWPGVTRPTHLGGLGFGLKWNMGWMHDSLEYVEHEPVHRQWHHHQLTFSLMYAWSENFVLPISHDEVVHGKGSLLRKMPGDRWQQLANTRAFLAMMWAHPGKQLLFMGSEFAQEAEWADAHGLDWWLLDQPAHRGVHSLVRDLNARYRELPALWSQDLSPEGFRWIDANDAAGNVFSFLRFPADGSGDVLACVVNFSGAPHHGYRLGLPSTGRWTEVLNTDAEQYGGSGVGNLGEVDADATSWHGLPASTVLSLPPLGAVWLRGAPTQG, encoded by the coding sequence GTGGTTGACCCGGAGCCCGAGACGATGACGCCGGCGTTCGCCGACTTCCTGCCCGACTGGGTGGCGCGGCAGCGGTGGTACACCGCCAAGGGCCGTCGGCCACAGCTGCAGCGCATCGGCGGCCTGCGCTGGCAGGACCCCGATGGTGAGGTGGGCATCGAGACGTGGCTGGTGGTCGACACGTCCGGCGAGCGCCGCACGGTCTACCAGGTGCCGCTCACCTACCGCAGCGAGCCGCTGTCCGGCGCCGACGACGCGCTGGTGGCCACCGCCGAGCACAGCCGGCTCGGCCGCCGCTACGTCTACGACGCGCCCCACGACCCGGCCTACGTGCGCGCCGTCATGCGGTTGGTGCTGAGGGGTGCGACGGTGAGCTCCGACGGACCAGCCGGCACCGGCGAGGCCCGCGGCGTGCCGCAGCGCGACGTCGACCTGGCCCGCCTCGGGTCGGTCGTATCGAGCCGCGTCATGCGGGGCGAGCAGTCCAACACCTCGGTGGTGCTCGACCTCGAGACCACCGACGGGCGCCCACCCATCTCGTTGATCCTCAAGCTGTTTCGCGTTCTCAGCGATGGACTAAACCCCGACGTCGTGGTGCAGAGCGCCCTGGCGGACGCCGGCTCGACCCTCGTGCCACGACCGGTGGGGCACGTCATCGGCTCCTGGACGGCGGACGGCGCGACGGCCGAGGGCCACCTGGCCTTCGTGCAGGAGCTCATCCCGGGCGCCCGCGACGCCTGGCGCGAGGCAGTCGAGGCGGTGGCCGCCGACGAGGACTTCGCCGAGCGAGCGCGCGAGCTGGGCGCCGTCACCGCCCGCGTGCACGCCACGCTCGCCCAGGCGATGCCCACGGCCGAAATGGACGACGAGGCCGTCGCCGCCCTCGCCGACGGCCTCGCCGAACGGCTGGCCTGGGCCGTGCGCCAGGTGCCGCAGCTGGCGACGCACGAGCCGGCGGCGCGGGCCGTGCTGGAGTCGGTGCGTCACCTGACCGAGCGTCCCGCGCTGCAGCGAGTGCACGGTGACCTGCACCTCGGCCAGGTGCTCGACGGCGGGGCCCGCGGCTGGGTGGTCATCGACTTCGAGGGCGAGCCCCTGCGCCCGCTGGCCGACCGCAACCGGCCCGATCTCGCGCTGCGCGACGTCGCCGGGATGCTGCGCTCGTTCGACTACGCCGCCGGCCACCTGCTGGTCGACGCCGACCCCAGCGACACCGCGACCTCCACCCGCGCCCGCCGGTGGGCCGAGCGCTGCCGCGACGCCTTCTGCACGGGCTACGCCGAGGTGGCCGGGCGCGACCCCCGCGAGGCGACGTCCCTGCTGCCGGCACTCGAGCTCGACAAGGCGCTCTACGAAGCGGCCTACGAGGCCGGTAACCGGCCGTCGTGGCTGCCGATCCCCCTGGCGGCCGTCGAGCGGTTGCTGCGCACCGCGACGACCACCGAGTCCCCGACCCAGAAGGAGCGGCCTCCCATGAGCCAGCCCGACGCCGGATCGACCGGTGCGACCGGTGCGACGGGTGCGACGGCCGCGCCCGGAGCGAGCCACGGCACGCCCCAGGTGCGCCCGGTGCCGCCCGGCGAGCTCGAGATGCTCGTGCACGGCTCGCACGGCAACCCGCACGAGATCCTCGGCCTGCACCCCCACGACGGCGGGCTGACGCTGCGCGCGCTGCGCCCCCACGCGCGCGAGGTCGTGGCCGTGCTGCCCGACGGCTCGCGCACGCCGATGACCCACGAGTACGACGGCGTCTTCGTCGGCGTCGTCCCGGGCACCGAGGTGAGCGACTACCGGCTCGACGTCACCTACGACGCAGACGACGGCTCCACGACCACCTACCCCAGCGACGACCCGTACCGCTTCCTGCCGACGCTCGGCGACGTCGACCTGCACCTCATCGGCGAGGGCCGGCACGAGCAGCTGTGGACCGTGCTCGGGGCGCACGTGCGCCGCTACGCCGGCGAGATGGGCGAGGTCACCGGCACGTCGTTCGCCGTGTGGGCGCCCCACGCGCGCGGCATCCGGCTCGTCGGCGACTTCAACCACTGGGACGGCCAGGGTCACCCGATGCGCTCGCTCGGCTCCACGGGCGTGTGGGAGCTGTTCGTTCCCGGCGTCGGCGCGGGCACGCGCTACAAGTTCGAGATCACGGGCTCCGACGGCGAGCGCCGGCTCAAGGCCGACCCCATGGCCCGGGCGACGGAGGCACCGCCGTCCACGGCGTCCGTCGTCGACGAGAGCAGCTACACGTGGGGTGACGGCGAGTGGATGCGGCGGCGCGCCGAGACCGATCCGCACCAGGGGCCGATGAGCACCTACGAGGTGCACCTCGGGTCGTGGCGCGCTGGGCTCGGCTACCGCGAGCTCGCCGAGCAGCTCGTCGACTACGTCGTCGAGACCGGCTTCACCCACGTCGAGCTCATGCCCGTGATGGAGCACCCGTACGGCCCGTCCTGGGGCTACCAGGTGACGGGCTACTACGCGCCCACCGCGCGGTTCGGCTCGCCGGACGACTTCCGCTACCTCGTCGACCGCCTGCACCAGGCCGGCATCGGCGTGATCCTCGACTGGGTGCCCGCGCACTTCCCCAAGGACGCCTTCGCCCTGGCCCGCTTCGACGGGCAGGCCCTGTACGAGCACCCCGACCCCCGGCGCGGCGACCAGCCCGACTGGGGCACGCACGTGTTCGACTTCGGGCGGGCCCAGGTGCGCAACTTCCTCGTTGCCAACGCGCTGTACTGGTGCGAGGAGTTCCACGCCGACGGTCTGCGCGTCGACGCGGTCGCCTCGATGCTGTACCTCGACTACTCGCGCAAGGACGGCGAGTGGCTGCCCAACGAGTTCGGTGGCCGCGAGAACCTCCAAGCCGTCCAGTTCCTGCAGGAGACCAACGCGACGGTCTACAAGCGGGTGCCCGGAGTGGTCACCATCGCCGAGGAGTCGACCGCCTGGCCCGGCGTCACGCGCCCGACGCACCTGGGCGGCCTGGGCTTCGGGCTGAAGTGGAACATGGGCTGGATGCACGACTCGCTCGAGTACGTCGAGCACGAGCCCGTGCACCGGCAGTGGCACCACCATCAGCTGACGTTCTCGCTCATGTACGCCTGGAGCGAGAACTTCGTGCTGCCGATCAGCCACGACGAGGTCGTGCACGGCAAGGGGTCGCTGCTGCGCAAGATGCCCGGCGACCGCTGGCAGCAGCTCGCCAACACCCGCGCGTTCCTGGCCATGATGTGGGCTCATCCCGGCAAGCAGCTGCTCTTCATGGGCTCGGAGTTCGCCCAGGAGGCCGAGTGGGCCGACGCGCACGGCCTGGACTGGTGGCTGCTCGACCAGCCCGCCCACCGCGGCGTCCACTCCCTGGTCCGTGACCTCAACGCGCGCTACCGCGAGCTGCCCGCGCTGTGGTCGCAGGACCTGTCCCCCGAGGGCTTTCGGTGGATCGACGCCAACGACGCCGCGGGCAACGTGTTCTCGTTCCT